In Tissierellales bacterium, the DNA window TTTAAAGCAAAATTTCATGGGAGAATGTACTGAAGTTGGAATGTACTTAGCTATGAGCAGACAAGCTGATAGAGAAGGATATCCAGAAATCGCTGAAGCTTACAAAAGAATTGCTTTTGAAGAGGCTGAGCATGCTGCAAAATTTGCTGAATTATTAGGAGAAGTTGTAACTGACTCTACTAAAAAGAATCTTCAAATGAGAGTTGATGCAGAGCACGGTGCTTGCATGGGTAAAAAAGAACTTGCTACACTTGCTAAAAAACTAAACCTAGATGCTGTTCACGATACAGTTCATGAAATGTGCAAAGATGAAGCTAGACACGGTATGGCTTTTAAAGGTCTTTTAGAAAGATATTTCGGATAAGAATTCTTTAGTATTTAAACTATACTATAGAAATTAAAAAGGTCTTGTTTTCAAATTCCAATAAAATTTGATAGCAAGACCTTTTTTAATCCCAATATTTCCAAAAATCCAATTTCAATCTAGTACTCTATCAGCACTAAATCTTCTTCACTAGATGATT includes these proteins:
- a CDS encoding NADH peroxidase, with the protein product MEKFICKVCGYVHEGSEAPEVCPQCKAPASQFIKQSETELTWADEHFVGVAKDVDPEVVEGLKQNFMGECTEVGMYLAMSRQADREGYPEIAEAYKRIAFEEAEHAAKFAELLGEVVTDSTKKNLQMRVDAEHGACMGKKELATLAKKLNLDAVHDTVHEMCKDEARHGMAFKGLLERYFG